A section of the Alkalihalobacillus sp. LMS39 genome encodes:
- a CDS encoding hemolysin family protein codes for MDDVPSSLIAFLVMLLGLSAFFSSAETAFSSVNKIRLKNYEDEGRRGAKKAVIIAENFDKTLSTLLVGNNLVNIAAATLSSQIAINVFGPSLGVFISTFVVTILVLIFGEIIPKSLAKEFAEGYALKTSGILFYLIIVLYPVTWLFLHCKKLVTFFIKNKENTPSVTEEEIKMIVQISEDEGVIGKQEKEMVHRSLEFDDIIVHDILKPRPDMVAVEVNQPITEIMDIFLTEHYSRIPVYEGTIDNVIGILSERDFLTAYIKKRESVDIRNLIRKPLFVVESMKISTLLNELQKQKIHMAIVIDEFGGTSGLITMEDLLEEIVGEIWDEHDVSVNQLKQVDSTSYMIDADVSIDEFARFLKIGTPETNNHTVGGWVIEEFQRIPKEGEEFIYQSFHIKVVRAEERRVRQVLLKIETNEKIVV; via the coding sequence ATGGACGATGTTCCGTCGAGTTTGATTGCGTTTTTAGTCATGTTATTAGGTTTATCGGCATTTTTCTCTTCTGCTGAAACAGCATTTTCGAGTGTGAATAAAATTCGCCTCAAAAATTATGAAGATGAAGGAAGGAGAGGAGCGAAAAAGGCGGTCATTATAGCTGAAAACTTTGATAAGACGCTGTCGACTTTGTTGGTGGGCAATAATCTTGTGAACATTGCAGCGGCAACACTTTCTTCACAAATTGCCATCAACGTGTTTGGTCCGAGTTTAGGTGTTTTTATTAGTACTTTTGTGGTGACGATTTTAGTGTTAATTTTTGGTGAGATTATCCCGAAATCATTAGCAAAAGAATTTGCAGAAGGGTACGCACTGAAAACATCGGGAATTTTATTTTATCTAATTATAGTATTGTATCCCGTAACTTGGTTGTTTTTGCATTGTAAAAAGTTAGTCACTTTCTTTATAAAAAATAAAGAAAATACACCATCTGTTACTGAAGAGGAAATCAAAATGATTGTCCAAATTAGTGAAGACGAAGGTGTAATTGGGAAACAGGAAAAAGAAATGGTACATCGGTCTTTAGAGTTTGACGATATTATCGTACATGACATTTTAAAGCCACGTCCAGATATGGTTGCGGTCGAAGTCAATCAACCGATTACAGAAATTATGGATATTTTCCTCACTGAGCATTATTCGAGAATTCCAGTTTATGAAGGGACAATTGATAATGTAATAGGGATATTGTCTGAGCGTGATTTTTTAACAGCTTATATTAAGAAGCGCGAAAGTGTCGATATTAGAAATCTCATAAGAAAGCCATTATTTGTCGTAGAGTCGATGAAAATATCGACGTTATTAAATGAATTACAAAAACAAAAAATTCATATGGCTATTGTCATTGATGAATTCGGTGGAACATCCGGATTAATTACAATGGAAGATTTATTAGAGGAAATTGTAGGAGAAATTTGGGATGAACATGATGTCAGTGTGAATCAATTAAAACAAGTTGACTCAACAAGTTATATGATTGATGCAGATGTATCGATTGATGAGTTTGCAAGGTTCTTAAAGATCGGCACACCAGAAACGAATAATCACACTGTAGGTGGATGGGTGATTGAGGAATTTCAACGGATCCCAAAAGAAGGTGAAGAGTTCATCTACCAAAGTTTCCATATAAAAGTTGTAAGGGCAGAAGAAAGAAGAGTTCGCCAAGTTCTTCTAAAGATAGAAACGAATGAAAAAATAGTTGTGTAA
- a CDS encoding DUF624 domain-containing protein has product MNEMNKPLHRFCEWLMSLAYLNLLWIIFSAAGFIIFGIIPATISMFAVIRQWLMKDTTPTSKAFWHYYKTNFWKGNLLFFPFVGIGYLLLVNFRLHLLADYTLPLFLFYFLLIVSVVYGLIFIYIFPIFVHFEYTSSSYYKNSLLFAFSHPYYSVLLVALTYGHFLLMNVIPIFLLFFGVSLWSYAMMKVGLIMFTPLQDPQPKIE; this is encoded by the coding sequence ATGAACGAAATGAACAAACCACTTCACCGCTTTTGTGAATGGTTGATGTCCTTAGCTTACCTAAACTTATTATGGATAATATTTTCTGCGGCTGGGTTCATTATTTTCGGGATCATTCCCGCTACGATTAGTATGTTTGCTGTTATAAGACAATGGCTGATGAAGGACACCACACCAACAAGCAAAGCATTTTGGCATTATTATAAAACGAACTTTTGGAAAGGAAATCTTCTTTTCTTTCCTTTTGTTGGCATCGGGTATTTATTACTCGTAAATTTCCGTTTGCATTTATTAGCAGACTATACATTACCTTTATTCTTGTTTTACTTTCTGCTTATTGTTTCAGTAGTGTACGGACTTATCTTTATATATATTTTTCCTATTTTTGTACATTTTGAATATACTTCATCGTCCTATTATAAAAATTCACTTTTATTCGCTTTTTCACATCCATACTATTCGGTATTGTTAGTCGCACTCACATATGGACACTTTTTACTCATGAATGTTATTCCGATATTCCTTTTATTTTTCGGTGTCAGCCTTTGGAGTTACGCGATGATGAAAGTAGGGTTAATTATGTTTACACCATTACAAGACCCACAGCCTAAAATAGAATAA
- a CDS encoding formylglycine-generating enzyme family protein: MQTNQKKSCCTPQRQQSKSETRKRCKQESTSRSYHTYENMKYLSGGTFIMGADLNEGYSSDAEGPKRLVTVEPFYISPYTVTNEQFHTFVQKTGYITDAEKYGWSFVFHLLVSESTAKKVKEIVPQTPWWWVVEGASWQCPEGPDSTIDSRLDHPVVHISWNDAIAYCSWSNCRLPTETEWEYAARGGLQSARYPWGNELLPNGEHRCNIWQGTFPHENTNEDGYISTAPVHTFPPNGFGLYNMVGNVWEWCANSFYPHSQHEDYLNVKAMRGGSFLCHASYCNRYRNAARSSNTADSSASNIGFRCVMSKEKRMLS; the protein is encoded by the coding sequence ATGCAAACAAACCAAAAAAAATCATGTTGTACACCACAAAGACAACAAAGTAAATCAGAAACAAGAAAAAGATGTAAACAAGAGTCTACCTCCCGTTCTTATCACACTTATGAAAATATGAAATACTTATCTGGCGGAACGTTTATCATGGGGGCAGACCTAAATGAAGGATACTCTTCTGATGCAGAAGGACCAAAACGACTGGTTACAGTGGAACCTTTTTATATTTCACCCTACACAGTAACAAACGAACAGTTTCACACATTCGTTCAAAAAACAGGTTATATAACGGATGCTGAAAAATACGGATGGTCTTTCGTCTTTCACCTTCTTGTGTCCGAAAGCACAGCCAAAAAAGTAAAGGAAATCGTACCACAAACACCGTGGTGGTGGGTCGTGGAGGGGGCTAGTTGGCAATGCCCTGAAGGACCAGACTCAACAATCGACTCCCGGCTTGACCACCCTGTCGTACATATCTCTTGGAATGATGCTATCGCTTATTGTTCATGGTCTAATTGTCGCTTACCAACAGAGACCGAGTGGGAATATGCCGCACGCGGAGGCTTACAGTCGGCACGCTATCCTTGGGGCAATGAACTCTTACCAAACGGTGAACACCGCTGTAACATTTGGCAAGGAACATTCCCTCATGAAAATACAAATGAGGATGGCTATATAAGCACGGCTCCCGTTCATACTTTTCCACCAAATGGATTTGGATTATACAATATGGTCGGAAATGTGTGGGAGTGGTGCGCCAATTCCTTTTATCCTCATTCACAACACGAGGACTATCTGAACGTAAAAGCAATGCGCGGCGGCTCTTTCTTATGTCACGCTTCTTATTGTAATCGGTACCGCAATGCTGCAAGAAGTTCTAATACAGCCGACAGTTCTGCGAGCAATATTGGCTTTCGTTGCGTCATGTCTAAAGAGAAGAGGATGCTTTCATGA
- a CDS encoding inositol monophosphatase family protein produces MQTLLELDYYLSVAKSTILKASHLIQYRIQENKFNVFEKASETDLVTSVDKEIDQFITTRLKQHFPTHEFITEEAISQQNSEPSSNQFTWIVDPIDGTTNFIHGFPHFSISIALTYGQDILIGIIYDIIVNDIYVAIKGQGAFLNNNLISCSSTFDYKNSLLSFGFTDTDWNDKKTILPRIEKQIGTCRSLRISGSACLDFAYVASGKIDGMWYKGLKPWDKAAGILLVQEAGGICSDFSGHTNSLLNRAEIVATNRYIHSEALTYL; encoded by the coding sequence ATGCAAACTTTACTAGAGCTTGACTATTATTTATCCGTTGCGAAGTCTACCATTTTAAAAGCAAGTCACTTAATTCAATATCGCATACAAGAAAATAAATTTAATGTTTTCGAGAAAGCGAGCGAAACAGATTTAGTGACAAGTGTCGATAAAGAAATTGATCAGTTTATTACGACTCGCCTCAAACAACATTTTCCAACGCACGAGTTCATTACAGAAGAAGCGATTTCTCAACAAAACAGTGAACCTTCTTCCAATCAATTCACATGGATCGTTGACCCTATTGATGGAACAACAAATTTTATTCATGGCTTCCCTCACTTTTCCATTTCAATAGCACTGACATATGGACAAGATATTTTAATAGGCATTATATATGACATCATAGTAAATGATATTTATGTGGCTATTAAAGGCCAAGGTGCTTTTTTAAACAATAATTTAATCAGCTGTTCTTCTACCTTTGATTATAAAAATAGTTTACTATCTTTTGGATTTACCGATACAGACTGGAACGATAAAAAAACAATTCTTCCTCGTATCGAAAAACAAATTGGCACATGCCGTTCTCTCCGTATCTCTGGTTCTGCATGTCTTGACTTTGCCTATGTAGCTTCAGGAAAAATCGATGGCATGTGGTATAAAGGATTAAAGCCTTGGGATAAAGCAGCAGGAATTCTTCTTGTCCAAGAAGCAGGTGGAATATGTAGTGATTTTTCTGGTCACACAAACTCTCTATTAAACCGTGCTGAAATCGTGGCAACAAACAGATATATTCATAGCGAAGCCCTTACCTATTTATAG
- a CDS encoding GntR family transcriptional regulator: protein MKVQTEKPSYQLVKEKIEKMIDNGEVKVGEKFPSEIQMAKKFSVSRETFRSAVKLLESEGRVYVKHGVGTFITSPLPFIENSLEKLTRIGQLIQLAGLIEGEQKEFFDIVPATKEWAEYLSIQEGDLVVHHERIRTANGEPVVCSLNIMPKSIVGDTFEQKELTGSLTLFLEKECNIKFMRSDTELEVPLHIDRYCQKLLIHPQTTVMLLKQLHYDELNRPVMFSYDYLRNDIFKFRVRRTR, encoded by the coding sequence ATGAAAGTGCAAACAGAAAAACCAAGCTACCAACTTGTTAAAGAAAAAATAGAGAAAATGATTGATAATGGAGAAGTGAAAGTAGGGGAGAAATTCCCTTCAGAAATTCAAATGGCAAAGAAATTTAGTGTTAGCCGCGAGACATTTCGCTCAGCAGTGAAGCTCCTCGAAAGTGAAGGTCGTGTTTATGTCAAACACGGGGTTGGTACATTTATTACATCGCCGCTACCTTTTATAGAAAACAGTTTAGAAAAGCTAACTAGAATTGGACAACTTATCCAATTAGCTGGACTCATTGAAGGAGAACAAAAAGAATTTTTTGATATTGTTCCTGCTACAAAAGAATGGGCTGAGTATTTATCCATTCAAGAAGGTGACCTTGTTGTTCATCATGAAAGGATTCGAACGGCCAATGGAGAACCTGTCGTTTGTTCTTTAAATATCATGCCAAAAAGTATTGTCGGTGACACATTTGAACAAAAAGAACTTACTGGTTCATTAACTCTTTTTCTTGAAAAGGAATGTAATATTAAATTCATGCGTAGTGATACTGAGCTAGAAGTTCCTCTTCATATCGATCGTTATTGTCAAAAATTACTCATTCACCCTCAAACGACCGTTATGTTATTAAAACAACTCCATTATGATGAACTCAATCGTCCCGTCATGTTTAGTTACGATTATTTACGAAATGACATTTTTAAATTCCGAGTAAGACGCACACGATAA
- a CDS encoding ABC transporter permease subunit, which translates to MQKESSLNTKQSVNIREQSKMKLVKRSMPLYFMLLPGILYFLIFKYGPMFGLSVAFMNYDPFKGFLQSEWVGLAHFERLFQERMFLKLLWNTFVLSIYDLLFYFPAPIILALLLNEVRVRYFRTTIQTILYTPHFVSWVVIVGITVMLFSTQSGGINNLLADLGWNRIELMTDPNYFRPLWVIHNIWNGMGWDAIVYLAAMSSINPQLYEAAKVDGASRVQMMWHITIPSILYLVIIMFILRLAGFMDLSFTHIYLLQNPLNLSVSDVFDTYVYRAGVIGGQFSYTTAVGLFKSMVGLTMVIIANQITKKLGKEGVY; encoded by the coding sequence ATGCAAAAGGAATCATCACTGAATACGAAACAATCTGTAAACATAAGAGAACAGTCAAAGATGAAGTTAGTAAAAAGAAGTATGCCATTATATTTCATGCTTTTACCAGGGATACTCTACTTCCTCATTTTTAAATACGGTCCGATGTTCGGATTGTCTGTTGCCTTTATGAATTACGACCCGTTTAAAGGTTTTCTTCAAAGTGAATGGGTTGGACTAGCTCATTTTGAAAGACTATTTCAAGAACGAATGTTTTTAAAGTTGTTGTGGAATACGTTTGTTTTAAGTATTTATGATTTACTATTTTATTTTCCGGCTCCGATTATATTAGCACTGCTGTTAAATGAGGTCAGAGTTCGCTATTTTCGGACAACGATCCAAACGATTTTGTACACACCACATTTTGTTTCATGGGTCGTTATCGTAGGCATTACAGTCATGTTGTTCTCCACTCAGTCTGGTGGAATTAACAATCTATTAGCTGATTTAGGTTGGAATAGAATCGAACTTATGACAGACCCAAATTATTTTCGTCCTTTGTGGGTCATACATAATATTTGGAATGGCATGGGATGGGATGCGATTGTGTATTTAGCGGCAATGTCTTCTATTAATCCACAATTATATGAAGCAGCAAAGGTTGATGGGGCTTCAAGAGTTCAAATGATGTGGCATATTACGATACCTTCTATATTATATCTTGTCATCATTATGTTCATTTTAAGGCTGGCCGGATTTATGGATTTAAGTTTTACACATATTTATTTATTGCAAAACCCTTTGAACCTAAGTGTTTCGGATGTGTTTGATACATATGTGTACCGTGCGGGAGTCATTGGTGGTCAGTTTAGTTATACAAC